In a genomic window of Glycine max cultivar Williams 82 chromosome 13, Glycine_max_v4.0, whole genome shotgun sequence:
- the LOC100812389 gene encoding cysteine proteinase inhibitor 5: protein MKLECLVVLAFVLFASAVARKEIDPKGWIPIVKINDPALIEIAKFSVTAFNEWAGLTFKLQKLLKAEMQGQVVNGIYFRLIVAAGDDQSSSNNYQAIVWNLPWTENYMNLISFIPVHDAPPSYY, encoded by the coding sequence ATGAAATTGGAGTGCCTTGTTGTTTTGGCCTTTGTTCTCTTTGCTTCTGCAGTTGCTAGGAAGGAAATTGACCCCAAAGGTTGGATCCCCATCGTTAAAATCAACGATCCTGCCCTAATAGAGATCGCTAAATTTTCTGTGACAGCATTCAATGAGTGGGCTGGTTTGACTTTCAAGTTGCAGAAGCTGCTAAAAGCCGAAATGCAGGGCCAAGTTGTAAATGGGATCTACTTTCGACTCATCGTCGCCGCCGGCGATGATCAGTCCTCCTCCAACAATTACCAAGCCATTGTCTGGAATTTGCCGTGGACGGAAAATTACATGAACCTTATTTCCTTTATCCCTGTTCATGATGCACCTCCTAGTTActattaa
- the LOC100811844 gene encoding uncharacterized protein, with translation MPEKVESHRALWSSSIHWRFGLLTALVLGGMVVVWTIDGFTVRNVIEAWSWRYRQDSFSLRSHSPNSTLSCHQNLTLSNYSSPYGPLSLNQNQTNATTLFGPHNLVNITLSEHSETVSAKNYSSSGVSDKLDTKTPLKPEVKGHSTWLSSELEPNLTSSLLARWLAPGGEPCKDSKTVGISIPGLDDGKLIELSAGEVHEFGFQALDDLGKPRCLGGDYFETDLAGESWKSRPLVKDFSNGSYSISLQVHPDFVGVYNLTVILLYRHFEGLKFTPWRFVYDRVVWNVAIRFYKSSAQLPELETCKASDFGKDVWCGRWTRHAKNDGCQIGNDGRYRCLAPDFPCNAPWCDGSLGVIESNGWVYSTHCSFKMFSAESAWKCLKNRWIFFWGDSNHVDTIRNMLNFVLDLPNIHSVPRRFDMNFSNPKDPSQTVRITSIFNGHWNETQNYLGLDSLRDKGFQNLLKKYFSEDTIPDTVIMNSGLHDGVHWRNIRAFSAGADYAASFWGDVMISVKQRGLAWPRVFYRSTVATGGYARSLAFNPYKMEVFNGVLIEKLKKAGIITGVIDDFDMTFSWHFDNRCNDGVHYGRAPAKMKWRDGKIGHQYFVDLMLAHVLLNALCAR, from the coding sequence ATGCCAGAAAAGGTAGAGAGCCACAGGGCTCTTTGGTCTTCTTCTATTCATTGGCGTTTTGGGTTGCTCACTGCTCTTGTTTTGGGTGGCATGGTTGTGGTTTGGACCATTGATGGCTTCACTGTTAGGAACGTTATTGAAGCTTGGAGCTGGAGGTATCGTCAAGATTCTTTTTCTCTAAGGTCTCATTCTCCTAATTCCACTCTCTCCTGTCATCAAAATCTCACTTTGAGTAATTATAGCTCCCCATATGGTCCACTTAGTTTGAATCAAAACCAAACCAATGCTACTACCCTTTTTGGTCCCCACAATCTTGTGAACATCACATTGTCTGAGCACAGTGAAACTGTTTCTGCTAAGAACTATAGTAGTAGTGGTGTCTCTGATAAGCTTGACACAAAAACCCCACTGAAGCCTGAAGTCAAGGGGCATTCAACTTGGCTTTCAAGTGAATTAGAGCCAAACTTGACTTCAAGTCTTCTAGCAAGATGGTTAGCTCCTGGGGGAGAACCTTGTAAAGATTCTAAGACAGTGGGAATATCAATTCCTGGGTTGGATGATGGGAAACTGATAGAGCTATCAGCTGGGGAAGTGCATGAGTTTGGTTTTCAGGCATTGGATGATTTAGGGAAACCTCGTTGTTTAGGTGGGGATTACTTTGAGACTGATCTTGCAGGGGAGTCATGGAAATCTAGGCCATTGGTGAAAGATTTCAGTAATGGTTCTTACTCTATTTCCCTGCAAGTTCATCCTGATTTTGTTGGGGTTTACAATCTGACTGTAATTCTGCTTTATAGACACTTTGAAGGTCTGAAGTTCACTCCATGGAGATTTGTCTACGATCGAGTGGTTTGGAATGTTGCAATCAGGTTCTACAAAAGCAGTGCTCAGTTACCAGAACTTGAGACTTGTAAAGCTTCTGATTTTGGCAAGGATGTGTGGTGTGGAAGGTGGACAAGGCATGCGAAGAATGATGGCTGCCAAATAGGTAATGATGGTAGGTACAGATGCTTGGCACCAGATTTTCCTTGTAATGCTCCATGGTGTGATGGTTCGTTGGGAGTTATAGAGAGTAATGGTTGGGTGTATTCAACTCACTGCTCATTCAAGATGTTTTCAGCTGAGTCTGCTTGGAAGTGCTTGAAGAATAGATGGATTTTCTTCTGGGGTGATTCAAATCATGTTGATACAATACGTAATATGCTCAATTTTGTCTTAGATTTGCCCAATATACATTCTGTCCCTAGGAGATTTGACATGAACTTTTCGAACCCAAAAGACCCTTCTCAAACAGTTAGGATCACTAGCATTTTTAATGGGCATTGGAATGAAACACAAAACTATCTAGGATTGGATTCTCTGAGAGATAAAGGGTTTCAAAATCTGTTGAAGAAGTACTTCTCAGAAGACACAATCCCAGATACTGTGATCATGAACTCAGGATTGCATGATGGCGTTCACTGGCGTAATATAAGAGCATTTTCTGCTGGAGCAGACTATGCAGCATCATTCTGGGGAGATGTTATGATCTCAGTGAAGCAAAGGGGGTTAGCTTGGCCAAGAGTCTTTTATCGTTCCACAGTTGCAACTGGGGGATACGCAAGATCACTAGCATTTAATCCTTACAAAATGGAGGTGTTCAATGGAGTGCTCATagagaaattgaagaaagctgGCATCATCACTGGGGTGATTGATGACTTTGATATGACATTTTCATGGCATTTTGATAACCGGTGTAATGATGGAGTTCACTATGGAAGGGCTCCTGCAAAGATGAAGTGGCGAGATGGCAAAATTGGTCATCAGTATTTTGTGGATCTCATGTTAGCTCATGTTCTGCTCAATGCACTATGTGCAAGATGA